Within the Salvia hispanica cultivar TCC Black 2014 chromosome 4, UniMelb_Shisp_WGS_1.0, whole genome shotgun sequence genome, the region ATGTTGGGAGCTTAGCTTGGTCAGTCTGACATTGTGCTTTCGATGTTGTATCTTCTGTAAATGCAGTAAGAGATGTTGCACAGTCTTGTAATAGAGGATTTGGTTTGATATTTCTGTTTTTGCATTTTACTATGTAAATCGTGTTGTGAAAGCAAAAAAACTCACTGTAAATATTTGGAGGTGAAATTATGGTTTTATTTACATTGAAGTATGGACACActtgtgtttctaaatatatgcAGACCACTCCCTAAGGCCTAAACAATATTAGTAGTCTTGTAATTTCGTCTGGTATTTCATCTTCTATTATCATATCATCTATGATTCCACGATCAAGTTGTGCAGTTTCACAAAATCGTCTAATGTGAGCTCTTCGGGTCTCGACTGCAAATGCGAATAGCAGTAATTAGGtttataaaaaggaaaatgagagCTTTTAGTGATGGATGAAAATGGGGGGAGCTTACAGTGGGAGGAAGATTAAGGGCAGAGAGAGCAGCTTCAATATCAGGTGAAGGGCAAATGTGGTGAAGAGATTTTCTCAGCATTTTACGCTTTCCATTGAATGCAGAGTTCACCTAACAATAACCATTAATGCAAGCAAATGAACTCTTGCATCATCTGAAAATGCAGGTAAAAGAGTCCTTACCATTGAGAAGAAGCTCTTGAGGGAGGAAACGTGGGGATAATCTGCGGGCTGTTTCAGTTTAAATGCAACGACAGCAGCATCGACCTAACAGCAGTATATTGCAGCATCAGAGCGACGTTCGTTTTTGAAGCATCGATTCACAGTGGGAACATACCTTAGGCTGGGGAAAGAAATTTGACCTTGGCACCTTGAGCTTGTATTCAGGATCTGGCAAGTAAATTTCCAATGAGAGAGGAGTTATAAATTTCAAGACAAATATGGAACTGTGTCAGTGTGTATTACCCGAATAGAAGTTCACAAAAACATTAATGGGCCGATGTTCGGATGACTTCAGCGAAGGATCAACAAAGCGCTGTGCTGCTTCGTCCTGAAAAAGATTACGGGGATGATAGAACGCAGAATGATAACCAGTTGAAATATTCTGTTTGATTACTAGATACGGACAGGGAAACCTCACTGTCTCGTGTTCAAAGAGGGGCAATTTAGTAATTTGTGGTGCATACCTGAAGTAAAAGAACAACCTCAGAGAAGATGTCTCCCATTGGAAGAAGTTGTTTCACCACATCAGTGCTTATGTTGAAAGGTATGTTCGCCACCACCTAGACACGAGAGGTGAAACATTATGAATCAAGGATGCTAATGCCAATGCTAGAATCTTCTTAGAAAGAGCTTTCAAAGATGTAGAAGATGATAAACTATGCTTGCTAGAGTGTGAAATGCAGAGGGGGGAAACGATCAAATGATGTCCCTTGAAACTGGTCTCCGAACAATTTCAGGTGAAAAAGCTTCACAGTACACTTACAAGTAAAGCTATATAGAACCTAAAGTATACAACGAAGTTAGAAAAGAACCTCCAAACCTTTGCAGTAGATGAATTTCCTTCTGGTGGACCTTTAGCTGACAAAAACGAGGACATATGAGATCGAATATGAGACCGTGTAAAATCCTCTTCGATAACCTACATGATGAAATAGAGAAAACAAGCCCTTTTTAGCAGTGTCTCAAGACCAGTATATATGTGAACAGATtccagaaaaagaaaacaagttGCTTCAATCAGATTTGTGGTTTTCTGTCATTAACAATGAGATGCTGGTACCAATGCACGGTAAATCCCCTCGTAGCTTCTCATAACACGAGATGGATCAATATACAAGTATGCTCTCACGAGTGATAACTAGATTTTGCAATGAAATAGGCTTGCGAGAATCTAACAGAGGGCGTAGTACCTTCACACGTTGTAGTCCATTGAAGCGTTCCCTCACCAGTGATGCCATATAAGGATCCTGAGAAATGAAACCATAATATCAAGAATCCTAAACCGAGAATAGAGGACATTGCAGTTGAACATCATAGTCTTAGTTAGATACTAGTTGTGCATTTCAATTTCCAATTCAAGATCCAGAAGCAGGTCTAACAATATCAATCTCACATGATTTTGAGATGACAGCAGCAATCTGCATATAAGGAAAGTGGTCTTTAACACACCTTAGGCTTTTCATCTTAGCTCTGTTTCTTATTTCCAATTTAGACATCAGTAACACAGTACTATCATAGGACTCCAGCACTAGCTCAGAAtcttataatttacaaataaattcaaaagttATTTTCTAATAGTACTCCATGAAGTAGGCCTAACATAAAAATACTACGTAGTGTTAAGATTTGAGTCATCTTCTTCAACTACATCCTACAGAGTGTAGGGATCCCAAACTACATCAGGTAATCCAAATCTCTCCAATTTAAGCACTAGTCATTTTTGTACAACAACAGTCTCATCTCCTCTCTTAAGTCAGTATGACCACCTAAAGCATACATCAG harbors:
- the LOC125223079 gene encoding ribosomal RNA small subunit methyltransferase, chloroplastic-like, encoding MTILLQPLRPILSFHQTRTSALPPAHDSLAAGNLDETPPRLKANSTTSQRKRQQDDYHSTLKALNSKGRFPRKSLGQHYMVNGSVNEELVAAANVKEGDFVLEIGPGTGSLTNALLEAGATVLAIEKDPYMASLVRERFNGLQRVKVIEEDFTRSHIRSHMSSFLSAKGPPEGNSSTAKVVANIPFNISTDVVKQLLPMGDIFSEVVLLLQDEAAQRFVDPSLKSSEHRPINVFVNFYSDPEYKLKVPRSNFFPQPKVDAAVVAFKLKQPADYPHVSSLKSFFSMVNSAFNGKRKMLRKSLHHICPSPDIEAALSALNLPPTSRPEELTLDDFVKLHNLIVES